From the genome of Amycolatopsis sp. NBC_01488, one region includes:
- a CDS encoding redox-sensing transcriptional repressor Rex codes for MVTQRGRRDEAGSPGRPPRRTRRQDTPDADNAPTAEIPAVPAEGNGRGVPNGDAPEAVRAKSIPEAAVARLAVYLRVLSGMSEQGATTVSSEELSQAAGVNSAKLRKDLSYLGSYGTRGVGYEVSVLVSQIERILGLTRQHKVAVVGIGNLGHALANYGGFPGRGFPVEALFDLDPDLIGVPVGGLPVSHMDDIPRVCAERGISIGVIATPPTAAQSVCDRLVAGGVQCILNFAPVVLQVPAHIEVRKVDLAVELQILSFHVARRADDAAGNQGTSGLPAVGSPAENGKGSGRNGSGPDGGREMVVRS; via the coding sequence GTGGTGACACAGCGGGGGAGGCGCGACGAAGCGGGCTCCCCGGGCCGGCCGCCGCGCCGGACGCGCCGCCAGGACACCCCGGACGCCGACAACGCGCCGACCGCCGAAATCCCCGCGGTACCCGCCGAGGGCAACGGCCGCGGTGTCCCCAACGGGGATGCCCCCGAGGCCGTCCGGGCGAAGTCGATCCCCGAAGCCGCGGTCGCGCGCCTCGCCGTCTACCTCCGGGTGTTGTCCGGAATGTCGGAACAAGGCGCGACGACCGTTTCCAGCGAAGAGCTTTCCCAGGCCGCGGGCGTCAATTCCGCGAAATTGCGCAAGGACCTTTCGTACCTGGGCTCCTACGGCACCCGCGGCGTCGGCTACGAGGTCAGCGTCCTGGTCAGCCAGATCGAGCGGATCCTGGGCCTCACGCGCCAGCACAAGGTGGCCGTGGTCGGGATCGGCAACCTCGGCCACGCGCTGGCCAACTACGGCGGCTTCCCGGGGCGCGGGTTCCCGGTCGAGGCCTTGTTCGACCTGGACCCGGACCTGATCGGCGTGCCGGTCGGCGGCCTCCCGGTGTCGCACATGGACGACATCCCGCGGGTCTGCGCCGAGCGCGGCATCTCCATCGGCGTGATCGCCACCCCGCCCACCGCCGCCCAGTCGGTGTGTGACCGCCTGGTCGCGGGCGGTGTCCAGTGCATCCTCAACTTCGCCCCGGTCGTGTTGCAGGTTCCTGCTCACATTGAGGTCCGCAAAGTGGATTTGGCCGTGGAGCTGCAGATACTCTCGTTTCATGTGGCCCGCCGCGCGGATGACGCCGCCGGTAATCAGGGCACTTCCGGATTACCGGCCGTGGGCTCGCCCGCCGAGAATGGCAAAGGCAGCGGGCGGAACGGCTCGGGTCCGGACGGCGGACGGGAAATGGTGGTGCGCTCATGA
- a CDS encoding glutaredoxin family protein: protein MAHEVTVMSRVGCHLCEVAEADVARICGEVGATWKTEDVDTDPEWRAEYGDRVPVILVDGAEHGYWRVEEDRLRKALA, encoded by the coding sequence ATGGCGCACGAAGTGACGGTGATGAGCCGGGTGGGCTGCCACCTCTGCGAGGTCGCGGAGGCGGACGTCGCCCGGATCTGCGGCGAGGTCGGAGCCACGTGGAAGACCGAAGACGTCGACACGGACCCGGAGTGGCGCGCGGAGTACGGCGACCGCGTCCCGGTGATCCTGGTCGACGGCGCCGAGCACGGCTACTGGCGCGTGGAGGAAGACCGGCTGCGGAAGGCCCTCGCCTGA
- a CDS encoding AMP-binding protein has protein sequence MSAPEGTQPGVGGLLTRAAATWPDHPAVRETGTGRGLTYRQVEAAVQAQAGRLAGAGVEPGDRVALRLPTSVDFVVAFFGALRAGAVVVPLSPQAPGPELEKLLGHSGAKVVITRDADEVLPDGVTGLTPESDPDGPSEIVDDGRAGSGEDIAVVSYTSGTTGPPRGVMLSHRALLANLAQLGGVEGVLTHDDRVLITIPLFHVYGLGPGLLQAVSAGATAVLSERFEAQRTLDDCAEHGVTTITGVPTMYAEFAALGTDELQAKLTTVRRMTSGAAPLHPKVLGAIREATGLDVYEGYGLTECAPVVTSTLVTGYPKPGSVGRPLPGVELRLVDSDGTDQAVPLDPDDVDDVFEAEGETGLVSIRGANLFSGYWPDGGHGPDDEGWFRTGDVGYLDVDGDLHLVDRANDLIIVNGFNVFPREVEEVIGQLSEVAEAAVVGVVDERSGEAVKAFVVPAAGASLSEQQVVDHCAAHLAGYKVPHAVEFAESLPHSATGKLRRVRLR, from the coding sequence ATGAGTGCTCCAGAGGGGACGCAGCCGGGGGTCGGCGGGCTGCTCACGCGGGCCGCGGCCACGTGGCCGGACCACCCGGCCGTGCGGGAGACCGGGACCGGGCGCGGCCTGACGTACCGCCAGGTCGAGGCCGCCGTCCAGGCGCAGGCCGGGCGGCTCGCGGGTGCCGGTGTCGAGCCGGGCGACCGGGTCGCGCTGCGGCTGCCGACGTCGGTGGACTTCGTGGTCGCTTTCTTCGGTGCACTGCGCGCCGGCGCGGTCGTCGTGCCGCTGTCGCCGCAGGCGCCCGGGCCGGAGCTGGAGAAGCTGCTCGGGCACAGCGGTGCCAAGGTTGTCATCACGCGCGACGCCGACGAGGTGCTCCCCGACGGCGTGACGGGTCTCACTCCGGAATCCGACCCGGATGGACCAAGCGAAATCGTCGACGACGGCCGGGCGGGCTCCGGGGAGGACATCGCCGTCGTCTCGTACACCTCGGGCACCACCGGCCCGCCGCGCGGCGTGATGCTGTCGCACCGCGCGCTGCTGGCGAACTTGGCGCAGCTGGGCGGTGTCGAAGGCGTCCTCACGCACGACGACCGCGTGCTGATCACCATCCCGCTCTTCCACGTCTACGGCCTCGGGCCCGGTCTGCTGCAGGCCGTGTCCGCGGGCGCGACGGCGGTCCTGTCGGAGCGGTTCGAAGCGCAGCGCACGCTGGACGACTGCGCCGAGCACGGCGTCACGACGATCACCGGCGTCCCGACGATGTACGCGGAGTTCGCCGCGCTCGGCACCGACGAACTGCAGGCGAAGCTGACCACCGTCCGGCGGATGACGTCGGGCGCCGCGCCGCTGCACCCGAAGGTGCTTGGCGCGATCCGCGAGGCCACCGGTCTCGACGTCTACGAGGGCTACGGCCTCACCGAGTGCGCGCCGGTGGTGACGTCGACGCTGGTCACGGGCTACCCGAAGCCCGGTTCGGTCGGGCGGCCGCTGCCCGGCGTCGAGCTGCGGCTGGTGGACAGCGACGGCACCGACCAGGCCGTGCCGCTCGACCCGGACGACGTCGACGACGTCTTCGAGGCCGAGGGCGAGACCGGGCTGGTGTCGATCCGCGGCGCGAACCTGTTCTCCGGCTACTGGCCCGATGGCGGCCACGGGCCCGACGACGAGGGCTGGTTCCGCACCGGCGACGTCGGCTACCTCGACGTCGACGGCGACCTGCACCTGGTCGACCGGGCCAACGACCTGATCATCGTCAACGGCTTCAACGTCTTCCCACGCGAGGTCGAGGAGGTCATCGGGCAGCTGTCCGAGGTGGCCGAGGCGGCGGTCGTCGGTGTCGTCGACGAGCGAAGCGGCGAAGCGGTGAAGGCGTTCGTGGTGCCGGCGGCCGGGGCGTCGCTGTCGGAGCAGCAGGTCGTCGACCACTGCGCGGCCCACCTGGCCGGGTACAAGGTGCCGCACGCGGTCGAGTTCGCCGAGTCGCTGCCGCACTCGGCCACCGGCAAGCTGCGCCGCGTGCGGTTGCGGTAG
- a CDS encoding glutamyl-tRNA reductase: MSVLAVGLSHRSAELSTLERVAVPAPEIGKVLDELQQAEHVSEVMLVSTCNRIEVYAVVETFHGGLNDVSEVLARQAGMEPADLYDSLYVHYAGAAVEHLFSVTSGLDSMVVGETQILGQVRSAYATAREAGTVGRTLHELIQTTLRVGKRVHTETGLDQLGASVVSEALAAAGDVAGKHAVIVGAGSMGALSASQLRKAGIGEITVANRTDARARRLAANVTEQGVPARAIPLSAVADAVRDADVVICCTGAQDAVFGTEHVLPRGGRALVVCDLGLPRDVDPAVGELAGVRVVDLATIQRRMREAGTPTTERQTAKATGIVLDEVRDYLAGQRSAEVTPTVTALRKRAAEVVDAELLRLDNRLPELDGAVREEVGRTVRRVVDKLLHAPTVRVKQLAAETADTDYANALRELFCLDPQAPAAVASPKPPPEKK, translated from the coding sequence ATGAGCGTGTTGGCGGTCGGGCTTTCGCATCGCAGCGCCGAGTTGAGCACGCTCGAGCGCGTCGCGGTGCCCGCGCCCGAGATCGGCAAGGTGCTCGACGAGCTGCAGCAGGCCGAGCACGTCAGTGAGGTCATGCTGGTCTCGACGTGCAACCGGATCGAGGTCTACGCGGTCGTCGAGACGTTCCACGGCGGCCTCAACGACGTCTCCGAGGTGCTCGCCCGCCAGGCCGGGATGGAGCCGGCCGACCTCTACGACAGCCTGTACGTGCACTACGCCGGCGCGGCCGTCGAGCACCTCTTCTCGGTCACCTCGGGCCTGGACTCGATGGTCGTCGGCGAGACGCAGATCCTCGGCCAGGTCCGGTCCGCCTACGCCACCGCGCGCGAGGCCGGCACCGTCGGCCGCACGCTGCACGAGCTGATCCAGACCACGCTGCGCGTCGGCAAGCGCGTCCACACCGAGACCGGGCTCGACCAGCTCGGCGCGTCGGTCGTGTCGGAGGCGCTGGCCGCGGCCGGGGACGTCGCCGGCAAGCACGCCGTCATCGTCGGCGCGGGCTCGATGGGCGCGCTGAGCGCGTCGCAGCTGCGCAAGGCCGGGATCGGCGAGATCACCGTGGCCAACCGCACCGACGCCCGCGCCCGCCGCCTCGCCGCGAACGTCACCGAGCAGGGCGTGCCGGCCCGCGCGATCCCGCTGTCCGCGGTCGCCGACGCCGTGCGCGACGCCGACGTCGTGATCTGCTGCACCGGCGCGCAGGACGCCGTCTTCGGCACGGAGCACGTGCTGCCGCGCGGCGGCCGGGCTCTGGTCGTCTGCGACCTCGGCCTGCCCCGCGACGTCGATCCGGCGGTCGGCGAGCTGGCCGGCGTGCGCGTCGTCGACCTGGCCACCATCCAGCGCCGGATGCGCGAAGCCGGCACCCCGACCACCGAGCGCCAGACGGCCAAGGCGACCGGGATCGTCCTCGACGAGGTGCGCGACTACCTCGCCGGACAGCGCAGCGCCGAGGTGACGCCGACCGTGACCGCGTTGCGCAAGCGCGCGGCCGAGGTCGTCGACGCCGAGCTGCTCCGGCTGGACAACCGGCTCCCCGAACTGGACGGCGCCGTTCGCGAAGAGGTCGGCCGCACGGTCCGCCGGGTGGTCGACAAGCTGCTGCACGCGCCGACGGTGCGGGTCAAGCAGCTGGCCGCCGAGACGGCCGACACCGACTACGCGAACGCGTTGCGAGAACTGTTCTGCCTCGACCCGCAGGCACCGGCCGCCGTGGCGAGCCCGAAGCCCCCACCAGAGAAGAAGTAG
- a CDS encoding molybdopterin-dependent oxidoreductase — MSTLQEAPPEAPRRLSLPVATLIGLLALAAALGVGHFVAGFVGYTASPFIAVANYVIDHSPTGIVKWAERTLGTWDKPVLKIGLGVVLVLLAVLAGQLSRRTPRAGQVLVFLLGAAGVAAVYARSDLGQVSLLAPVAALGAGLVVFTSLHRVALPADVVRDRGFDRRKFLRAGIGVAAGSGIAAVVGQVAGTSKNAEDSRAAVGPLVPARTAPSLPADADFAKLGSPPFITPNGDFYRIDTALVVPQVRTEDWSLKIHGMVDREVTFSYADIRNRPLVERRVTLTCVSNEVGGPLISNATWLGVDLVDLLDEAGVRAGAEQMYATSVDGWTCGTPANVALDPQRGAMLAIGMNGEPLPIEHGFPARIVIPGLYGYVSATKWVESLEFAKWDDRQAYWLSRGWAEQAPIKTESRIDTPSGFAGVTAGKVRLAGTAWAQHTGIAKVEVRLDQGPWQPATLSAEVSKDTWRMWWIELDVPKGTHQASVRATDQDGYTQTENRADPVPDGATGWHSVTLDAH; from the coding sequence GTGAGCACCTTGCAGGAAGCGCCGCCCGAAGCACCGAGGCGGCTTTCGCTGCCCGTCGCGACCCTCATCGGGCTGTTGGCGCTGGCCGCCGCCCTCGGGGTCGGGCACTTCGTCGCGGGCTTCGTCGGTTACACCGCTTCGCCGTTCATCGCGGTCGCCAACTACGTGATCGACCACAGCCCGACCGGGATCGTGAAGTGGGCCGAGCGAACGCTGGGCACCTGGGACAAGCCGGTCCTCAAGATCGGGCTCGGCGTCGTGCTCGTCCTGCTGGCGGTGCTCGCGGGCCAGCTCTCGCGCCGGACGCCGCGGGCCGGGCAGGTGCTCGTCTTCCTGCTCGGGGCCGCCGGGGTCGCCGCGGTCTACGCGCGCAGCGACCTCGGGCAGGTCTCGCTGCTCGCGCCGGTCGCCGCCCTCGGCGCCGGGCTCGTCGTGTTCACCTCGCTGCACCGAGTCGCACTGCCCGCGGACGTGGTGCGCGACCGGGGCTTCGACCGCCGGAAGTTCCTGCGCGCCGGGATCGGCGTCGCCGCCGGTTCGGGGATCGCCGCCGTCGTCGGGCAGGTGGCCGGGACCAGCAAGAACGCCGAGGACTCCCGGGCTGCCGTCGGGCCGCTGGTCCCCGCGCGCACCGCGCCGTCGCTGCCCGCCGACGCCGACTTCGCGAAGCTGGGCTCGCCGCCGTTCATCACGCCGAACGGCGACTTCTACCGCATCGACACCGCGCTGGTCGTCCCGCAGGTCCGCACCGAGGACTGGAGCCTCAAGATCCACGGGATGGTCGACCGCGAGGTGACCTTCTCCTACGCCGACATCCGCAACCGGCCGCTGGTCGAGCGCCGCGTCACGCTGACCTGCGTCTCCAACGAGGTCGGCGGCCCGCTGATCTCGAACGCGACTTGGCTCGGCGTCGACCTCGTCGACCTGCTCGACGAAGCCGGCGTGCGGGCCGGCGCCGAGCAGATGTACGCCACCAGCGTCGACGGCTGGACGTGCGGCACCCCGGCGAACGTCGCGCTCGACCCGCAGCGCGGCGCGATGCTGGCGATCGGCATGAACGGCGAGCCGCTGCCGATCGAGCACGGCTTCCCGGCGCGGATCGTCATCCCGGGCCTGTACGGGTACGTGTCCGCGACGAAGTGGGTCGAGTCGCTCGAGTTCGCCAAGTGGGACGACCGGCAGGCGTACTGGCTCAGCCGCGGCTGGGCCGAGCAGGCCCCGATCAAGACGGAGTCCCGGATCGACACGCCGTCGGGCTTCGCCGGGGTGACCGCGGGCAAGGTCCGGCTGGCCGGCACGGCGTGGGCGCAGCACACCGGCATCGCGAAGGTGGAGGTCCGGCTGGACCAGGGACCGTGGCAGCCGGCGACGCTCTCGGCCGAGGTCAGCAAGGACACCTGGCGCATGTGGTGGATCGAGCTGGACGTGCCGAAGGGGACGCACCAGGCGTCCGTCCGCGCGACCGACCAGGACGGCTACACCCAGACGGAGAACCGCGCGGACCCGGTCCCGGACGGCGCCACCGGCTGGCACTCGGTCACCCTCGACGCGCACTGA